A stretch of Acidimicrobiales bacterium DNA encodes these proteins:
- the ligD gene encoding non-homologous end-joining DNA ligase yields the protein MAESERVHVEVDGHKLAVSNLEKVLYPLVSFTKAQVIDYYVRIAPYMLPHIEDRGITLRRWPDGVTESSFFEKRCPSHRPGWVGTCLGPGDRRGGIEYCRLDSIAALAWTANLAALEIHSPMARCGQIDSPSMLVFDLDPGEPATIIECCQIALEIQDVLETVGLRSFGKTSGSKGMQLYVPLNTPHEHEHASDFALAVAQLLEKKLPKQVLSNMTKKLRKGKIFIDWSQNSRHKTTIAPYSMRAKDRPTVSTPITWDEVADGADGEHLSFEVADVLDRVDEFGDLFADTLTLEQELPVGGS from the coding sequence ATGGCCGAGTCCGAACGGGTCCATGTCGAGGTCGACGGCCACAAGCTGGCCGTCAGCAACCTCGAGAAGGTGCTGTACCCCCTGGTCTCGTTCACGAAAGCCCAGGTCATCGACTACTACGTGCGGATTGCGCCGTACATGCTGCCCCACATCGAGGACCGGGGGATCACCCTGCGGCGGTGGCCCGACGGGGTGACGGAGAGCTCGTTCTTCGAGAAGCGGTGTCCGTCGCACCGACCCGGGTGGGTGGGCACCTGCCTCGGCCCCGGCGACCGTCGGGGGGGCATCGAGTACTGCCGCCTCGACTCGATCGCGGCGCTCGCGTGGACCGCGAACCTCGCCGCGCTCGAGATCCATTCGCCCATGGCCCGCTGCGGCCAGATCGACTCGCCGTCGATGCTCGTGTTCGACCTCGACCCGGGCGAACCGGCGACGATCATCGAGTGTTGTCAGATCGCGCTCGAGATCCAGGACGTGCTCGAAACGGTCGGTCTCCGGTCGTTCGGGAAGACCTCGGGCTCCAAGGGGATGCAGCTCTACGTGCCGCTCAACACGCCCCACGAGCACGAGCACGCGTCGGACTTCGCCCTGGCCGTCGCCCAGCTCCTGGAGAAGAAGCTGCCGAAACAGGTGCTGTCGAACATGACGAAGAAGCTCCGCAAGGGGAAGATCTTCATCGACTGGAGCCAGAACTCCCGCCACAAGACCACGATCGCCCCGTACTCGATGCGGGCCAAGGACCGTCCGACGGTGTCCACGCCGATCACCTGGGACGAGGTGGCCGACGGCGCCGACGGCGAACACCTGTCCTTCGAGGTCGCCGACGTGCTCGACCGCGTCGACGAGTTCGGTGACCTCTTCGCCGACACCCTCACCCTCGAACAGGAACTGCCCGTCGGCGGCTCCTGA
- a CDS encoding dipeptide ABC transporter ATP-binding protein produces the protein MSEPLVEVRSLTKDFPVKGGILRRTVDNVRAVDDVNLTIQRGETVGLVGESGCGKSTLGRLLVRLLEPSSGSVLVDGTDIAEAEGATLKNLRRDVQMVFQDPYSSLDPRAPVGLSIAEGLRIHGIGDRDEQHERVGNMLELVGLRRDQADRFPHEFSGGQRQRIGIARALILEPKFVVADEPVSALDVSVQAQVLNLLRELQRELDLTLLFIAHNLAVVEHISDRVAVMYLGRIVEITEQESLYANPQHPYTQALLSSIPIPDPTLTRERVVLQGDVPSPLAPPSGCSFHPRCPIAVPGVCDSEVPELAAVEGDTVHAAACHLRSGAHQHLDPGRASAAPSD, from the coding sequence GTGAGCGAGCCACTCGTCGAGGTGCGCAGTCTGACCAAGGACTTCCCGGTGAAGGGCGGCATCCTCCGGCGCACCGTCGACAACGTCCGGGCCGTCGACGACGTGAACCTGACGATCCAACGGGGCGAGACGGTCGGCCTCGTCGGCGAGAGCGGCTGCGGCAAGTCCACGCTGGGTCGGCTGCTCGTCCGCCTGCTCGAGCCCAGCTCGGGCTCGGTCTTGGTCGACGGCACCGACATCGCCGAGGCCGAGGGAGCCACCCTCAAGAACCTCCGACGCGACGTCCAGATGGTCTTCCAGGACCCCTACTCGTCGCTCGACCCGCGGGCCCCCGTCGGCCTCAGCATCGCCGAGGGTCTGCGCATCCACGGCATCGGCGATCGCGACGAACAACACGAGCGGGTCGGCAACATGCTGGAGCTGGTCGGACTCCGTCGGGACCAGGCCGATCGCTTCCCCCACGAGTTCTCGGGCGGCCAGCGCCAGCGCATCGGCATCGCCCGGGCCCTCATCCTCGAACCCAAATTCGTGGTGGCCGACGAGCCCGTCTCCGCCCTCGATGTCTCCGTGCAGGCCCAGGTGCTGAACCTGCTGCGGGAGCTCCAGCGGGAGCTCGATCTCACCCTGCTGTTCATCGCCCACAATCTCGCCGTGGTCGAGCACATCAGCGACCGGGTCGCGGTCATGTACCTCGGGAGGATCGTGGAGATCACCGAGCAGGAGTCGCTCTACGCGAACCCCCAGCACCCCTACACGCAGGCGTTGCTGTCCTCGATCCCGATCCCGGATCCCACGCTCACTCGTGAGCGGGTCGTGCTCCAGGGCGACGTGCCGAGCCCCCTCGCCCCGCCGTCCGGCTGCAGCTTCCATCCCCGGTGCCCGATCGCCGTCCCCGGTGTGTGTGACAGCGAGGTGCCCGAGCTTGCTGCGGTCGAGGGTGACACCGTGCACGCGGCGGCCTGTCATCTCCGTTCGGGCGCCCACCAGCACCTCGATCCGGGCCGCGCGTCGGCCGCGCCGAGCGACTAG
- a CDS encoding ABC transporter ATP-binding protein — translation MTDTAPTEAARAAEDAVLVVDDLRTYFHTRDGVAHAVDGVSFSIRRGEVLGIVGESGCGKSVTSLSVMGLVPKPGVIESGQVFFEGRNLREMSRRELERIRGAEVSMIFQQPQSSLNPVQRAGDQIAEVYRIHRGTSKKDAAKLAIEALTTVGIPDPEKRADAYPHELSGGMAQRVMIAMALALEPALLIADEPTTALDVTIQAQILDLMRGLQRDFGTAVMLITHDLGVIAEMADRVAVMYAGQIVEETDVAQLFADPQHPYTQGLIGSIPVLGRNQAELTTIRGTVPPLIDLQPGCRFAGRCDARIEAGLDICTQVDPELALPTPDHAVRCWLHQPVPAASEVSS, via the coding sequence ATGACCGACACCGCACCGACCGAGGCCGCACGGGCCGCCGAGGATGCCGTCCTGGTCGTCGACGACCTGCGCACCTACTTCCACACCCGCGACGGGGTGGCCCACGCGGTCGACGGCGTGAGCTTCTCGATCCGGCGGGGCGAGGTGCTGGGCATCGTCGGCGAATCCGGCTGCGGCAAGTCGGTCACCTCGCTCTCGGTGATGGGACTCGTTCCGAAACCGGGCGTGATCGAGTCCGGCCAGGTCTTCTTCGAGGGTCGGAACCTGCGCGAGATGTCTCGCCGGGAGCTCGAACGGATCCGCGGGGCCGAGGTCTCGATGATCTTCCAGCAGCCCCAGTCGTCGCTCAATCCGGTGCAACGGGCCGGCGACCAGATCGCCGAGGTCTACCGCATCCACCGCGGCACCTCGAAGAAGGACGCGGCGAAGCTGGCGATCGAGGCCCTCACCACGGTCGGGATCCCGGACCCGGAGAAGCGGGCCGACGCCTACCCCCACGAACTCTCCGGCGGCATGGCCCAACGGGTCATGATCGCCATGGCGCTCGCGCTCGAGCCGGCGCTGCTCATCGCCGACGAGCCCACCACCGCGCTCGACGTCACCATCCAGGCCCAGATCCTCGATCTGATGCGGGGCTTGCAGCGCGACTTCGGCACCGCGGTGATGCTCATCACCCACGACCTCGGAGTCATCGCGGAGATGGCCGACCGCGTGGCAGTGATGTATGCCGGCCAGATCGTCGAGGAGACCGACGTCGCCCAGCTCTTCGCCGATCCGCAGCACCCCTACACCCAGGGCCTGATCGGCTCGATCCCGGTGCTCGGCCGCAACCAGGCCGAGCTGACGACGATCCGGGGCACCGTGCCGCCCTTGATCGATCTGCAGCCCGGGTGTCGGTTCGCCGGCCGCTGCGATGCCCGCATCGAGGCCGGACTGGATATCTGCACCCAAGTCGACCCGGAACTGGCACTGCCGACCCCGGACCACGCCGTTCGGTGCTGGCTGCACCAACCCGTCCCCGCGGCGAGCGAGGTGTCGTCGTGA
- a CDS encoding ABC transporter permease: MTQPSDPPEIEEMLLTVGPSKGLWRSAFSRLLRRKSGVAGLIIIGFIILVAIFAPLIAPYSPTEDFIGEPNTTRRDPPCVHLFGCDEELPEHIMGLDGNARDQFSRIVYGSRLSLSVGLSTVAIAFTVGSTLGAIAGYWGRWVDNIIMRVMDVILGFPALLLAIGIVAALGPGLRNTLLAIAIVSIPQYARVMRASVLSVKEEEFVAASRALGAGGWRILMTRVVPNTLTPLVVIGTLGVASAILDAAAFGFLGLGAQPPTAEWGSMLAAERQQIFSAPHLVFFPGIAIMITVLGFNLLGDGLRDALDPSLNE, encoded by the coding sequence ATGACGCAGCCGTCGGATCCGCCCGAGATCGAGGAGATGCTCCTCACCGTCGGCCCCTCGAAAGGGCTGTGGCGCAGCGCCTTCTCGCGCCTGCTGCGCCGCAAGTCCGGCGTCGCCGGGCTCATCATCATCGGGTTCATCATCCTCGTGGCGATCTTCGCCCCGCTGATCGCGCCCTACAGCCCGACCGAGGACTTCATCGGCGAGCCGAACACGACCCGCCGTGACCCCCCGTGTGTGCACCTCTTCGGCTGCGACGAGGAACTGCCCGAGCACATCATGGGGCTCGACGGCAACGCCCGGGACCAGTTCAGCCGCATCGTCTACGGCTCGCGGTTGAGCCTGTCGGTCGGCCTGTCGACGGTCGCGATCGCGTTCACCGTCGGTTCGACCCTCGGCGCCATCGCCGGCTACTGGGGCCGCTGGGTCGACAACATCATCATGCGGGTGATGGACGTCATCCTCGGCTTCCCGGCCCTGCTGCTCGCCATCGGCATCGTCGCCGCCCTCGGTCCGGGTCTGCGCAACACCCTGCTCGCGATCGCCATCGTGTCGATCCCCCAGTACGCCCGCGTCATGCGCGCGTCCGTACTGTCGGTCAAGGAGGAGGAGTTCGTGGCGGCGTCGCGGGCCCTCGGGGCCGGCGGCTGGCGCATCCTGATGACGCGGGTCGTCCCGAACACCCTCACCCCGCTCGTGGTGATCGGCACCCTCGGCGTGGCGAGTGCGATCCTCGACGCTGCAGCCTTCGGCTTCCTCGGCCTCGGCGCCCAGCCGCCCACGGCCGAGTGGGGAAGCATGCTCGCCGCCGAACGTCAGCAGATCTTCTCGGCGCCCCACCTCGTGTTCTTCCCCGGCATCGCCATCATGATCACCGTGCTCGGCTTCAACCTCCTCGGTGATGGCCTGCGCGACGCCCTCGACCCGTCACTCAACGAATGA
- a CDS encoding ABC transporter permease — protein MLRFIVRRLLLAIPVIFGILLVTFFLARAIPGDPCRSILGEKATEEACERFARNKGLDEPLPVQLGIYMRDIATGDLGDSIRFSRPVSQMLVERLPMTIELATAALIIAVVVGVTLGVISAMRHNSAVDVGTMVVANVGVSMPVFWLGLMLIWLFAATLGWLPPSGRLTAGLSSEPFFEKWGWDFKEGSFPFLTVEFISNHFIFNSIITGDWEVLRDALKHLILPAFALSTIPMAVIARITRSSLLEVMGKDYVRTARAKGSRERRVVIRHGLRNALLPVTTIIGLQLGALLSGAVLTETIFGLAGAGTMIFDAITARDFPVIQGFVVVIATLYVVINLIVDILYAYLDPRIRLE, from the coding sequence GTGCTCAGGTTCATCGTTCGACGACTGCTGCTGGCGATCCCGGTGATCTTCGGCATCCTCCTCGTCACGTTCTTCCTCGCCCGGGCGATTCCGGGCGACCCCTGTCGATCCATCCTCGGCGAGAAGGCCACCGAGGAAGCGTGCGAACGATTCGCCCGCAACAAGGGCCTCGACGAGCCGTTGCCGGTCCAGCTCGGCATCTACATGCGCGACATCGCCACCGGCGACCTCGGCGACTCGATCCGCTTCTCGCGGCCGGTGTCGCAGATGCTCGTCGAGCGGCTGCCGATGACCATCGAGCTCGCCACCGCCGCGCTCATCATCGCCGTCGTGGTCGGCGTGACCCTCGGCGTCATCTCGGCGATGCGCCACAACAGCGCCGTCGACGTGGGCACCATGGTCGTCGCCAACGTGGGCGTCTCCATGCCCGTTTTCTGGTTGGGGTTGATGCTCATCTGGCTCTTCGCGGCCACCCTCGGGTGGCTGCCTCCCTCCGGCCGCCTCACGGCGGGCCTCTCGTCCGAGCCCTTCTTCGAGAAGTGGGGCTGGGACTTCAAGGAGGGCTCGTTCCCGTTCCTGACCGTCGAGTTCATCTCGAACCACTTCATCTTCAACTCGATCATCACCGGCGACTGGGAGGTGCTGCGCGACGCGCTCAAGCACCTGATCCTCCCCGCCTTCGCCCTCTCCACGATCCCGATGGCGGTCATCGCCCGGATCACCCGCTCCAGCCTGCTCGAGGTGATGGGGAAGGACTATGTCCGCACCGCCCGGGCCAAGGGATCGCGTGAGCGCCGCGTCGTCATCCGCCACGGGCTGCGCAACGCCCTGCTGCCGGTCACCACGATCATCGGTCTCCAGCTCGGCGCCCTGCTGTCCGGCGCGGTGCTGACCGAGACCATCTTCGGCCTCGCCGGCGCGGGCACGATGATCTTCGACGCGATCACCGCCCGTGACTTCCCGGTGATCCAGGGCTTCGTCGTCGTGATCGCCACGCTCTATGTCGTGATCAACCTGATCGTGGACATCCTCTACGCCTACCTCGACCCCCGGATCAGACTCGAATGA